The Kribbella amoyensis genomic sequence ACTCGGGTTCGCCGCGTGCCCGTGCCCGTGACCATGACCGGCGCTCACTGGTCCCGCTCCGGGTGGATGGCGTCGGTGTGCTCGGTGTGGGCGACGGCCAGGTCGACGAGCATCCGGACGTGCGCGTCGTCGAGCCGGTAGAACGCCATCCGGCCGTCCCGGCGGACCGAGACGACCCGGTGCGCCCGCAGCAGCCGGAGCGCGTGCGACGTCGCCGACTCGCTCATCCCGGTCACCGCGGCGAGATCGCAGACGC encodes the following:
- a CDS encoding ArsR/SmtB family transcription factor, translated to MKSSADVQSVDGCAVRLVDPERVQTVLARMPAEDDVVDTADVFGLLGDPRRLKLLVALLDGELCVCDLAAVTGMSESATSHALRLLRAHRVVSVRRDGRMAFYRLDDAHVRMLVDLAVAHTEHTDAIHPERDQ